TCCAAAATATGAATATGGGGACATGAAATAGTTTTAATAATAAAGTAATTTTATATGGAGGGCCAATTATAATGATTATTTCCTCCTTTGCCCTCAAAGTAAATGTCGCAATGCAAAATGCCCTATATGGTGGAACGTCAATCCAACCTATGGCAACAGAAGGTTATTTACCTGATCGATTTCGTAAACTGAATAAAGATGGTTTACCAGTTCGAGCATCAATTTTAAATTTATGCATCACTGTATTAATGATTTTTGTTTGATTAGCAATCCCGGATTTAATTAAGGGAATTTCATTATCATTAAAACATGGGATGTTTCCAACAATTAATGATATTCTTGCGTATAAACAACCATTTAATATTTCCTCATTAACAGAAGCTGCTTCTGCGATAGTAATTTTTATTTATGCAATGGTAATTGCCGTGACTTTAAAATTAGGATTTCAGAAAAAAATTAAAATCAAAATTTGAGAATGAATTGTTTTTCCGGTTGTGTTATTAGTTTTAGGATTTGTTTTTGGATGACATTATTATAGTTTAGTTAATGGTGTTATTACAAGTTCCCAAGATGATTTTCAAAGTAAATTAACGGGGGCAATTATTGAATTAGTCTTTATTATCAGTTCAGTTTCATTTGCAACAATTTGATACTTTACGTATTATCGTCGAAAATATCTACAAAGAATGCAAACAAATCCAGCTTTACAAGCAAAATTAGATAGTGAGTTTGTGATTAGTGATGATTTAAAATATGTCACAAAAGATCTACGTAATGAAGTTATTGAATATTTAAAACGAAATAAAGCATTATCAAATGGACAAGAACCACCAAATGAGAATTATCAAACGGCCAAGGCATTACTTGATAACATTAATGGCATCTATGAAAATTTAGAAAAAAAAGAGCAAGAAAATGGAGAAAATGATGACTAGAGAAACAGGTTTTAATTAACCTGTTTTTATTTTTTCTCTTTGGGATTAAAATTAGTAAAAAATTATTCAAAATTTCCAAATTAGAATAATTTTTTTCTTAAGTTTCTTATTGAATTCTTGATTTTTTTCTATTTTTGGTATATTATGGAGTTAATG
The Spiroplasma chrysopicola DF-1 genome window above contains:
- a CDS encoding APC family permease, which translates into the protein MREKKQTKKFSLADFVWLGFNYTVSVGFIGNFAVLSNVTSDSDPIGMHVVWVFAVEGLVAGICAWAFAKMAKIHQSNNNGAAYIYVRTSFGKFWGIFVAFMQYVSLPFLITIQVMMLIRGAFGVDFVAQEVSKGHYVLPWYAANWGAFGDLWLDLIGILIYMSASAIIFGGMKLYRKLANGTGIVKWATAGFLIIAGLALAFQKGPENLSYWGENSHFSLPGFVKAFNSCFFFFAGFETFSTAGKNIINPEKNIGRGITLIMFISTIFYIVISIIFFAAFNSFVQNMNMGTWNSFNNKVILYGGPIIMIISSFALKVNVAMQNALYGGTSIQPMATEGYLPDRFRKLNKDGLPVRASILNLCITVLMIFVWLAIPDLIKGISLSLKHGMFPTINDILAYKQPFNISSLTEAASAIVIFIYAMVIAVTLKLGFQKKIKIKIWEWIVFPVVLLVLGFVFGWHYYSLVNGVITSSQDDFQSKLTGAIIELVFIISSVSFATIWYFTYYRRKYLQRMQTNPALQAKLDSEFVISDDLKYVTKDLRNEVIEYLKRNKALSNGQEPPNENYQTAKALLDNINGIYENLEKKEQENGENDD